The sequence AGCGTTCGACCAAGCTCTAATCTGGCTGCGTATTACTATTGCTAGTGGGCTGATGGGCTCCTTTACGCCCGCCAGCTGCGGAGTAGTTGCATTATTAGCATTGAACATGTCTCGAAAGCAGCTAAAAGATGCCATGTTTAATTTCTTAACTAGTGTACCAACTGACAACAGAAGTCCAACGGCTTATGATACTCACAGCATCTGAATAAATTGTGCTCTGCAGATTAGTGTACTAGAATGCTGATTGCCGctgttatataatattctacgcgatattagtttttttgtGGTCATAGGCTATGGGGACCGGTTTGTTGAGATCCTTGATAAGCCGTCCCTCGATATCGCGCGCACTTGAAAGTAGTAGAATCCAAAGCCCAGCTACAGGTTCGAGTTTTGGAGGGGGGAAAAACAACCAACGCATCAAATTTCATATACCTTTTCAACACCACATGCCCAATCATGACTCAAGTCATTATGACTTCTTTGCCGCGGCCTATTACCACCCTTTTCATATCTGAAAGGCTGGTCTATCGCAGCGTGCAGATGTCTGACTTGGATACCTTCTATCAAATCATCAGCGAACCTGGGTGTATGGAAATGGGTCACCCGTTTATTCCCCGTCCACCAATCCAAAAGTCAATGGATGACTTTGTCGAGTCGTACCAAAAGAAAGCTTTGATCTTTGTTTTCATCTGTTTGCAGGAAAAGTTAGAGAATGGGAATGTCACGGCGGGCAACCAATTGGGTCTCTCAATATGGCCCCGCCATCGCTCCAAGTTAAAGAAGATCACCGTTCTACCAACTTTGCTATCTGGCTTTCCAGAGGAATACCGTGGTAAAGGCTATGGTGAAGAAGCTACTAAATGGGCTGTGGACTGGGCATTTAATTATGCTGGTGTGCACCGTATTGAACTCTGGTCCTACAGCTTCAACGAGACAGCAATACGGCTATGGGGAAAAGTTGGATTCAAATTGGAAGGCAGAAAACGAGAAAACGTGTGGTTTCAGCGTAGATGGTTTGATACTCTGCTATATTCCATTCTTGAACAGGAATGGGAGGAAAATCAGAGATttgataaaaaaagtatgaaAGCATAGAGATATGCGTATTAACTTCCTGGCGATATTATCTTGTTCAGAGCTATAGCTTTTCATTGTTTTCCTCTACATAGTTTCGACAATCAACCATTTAATTACTTGCTAGTGCCTTAGTAACACAACTGATTGTCTTAATATCTTGTTCAATCCCATTCTCTATGGGTTATTGATGACTGAGAAGAAGTGGTTGGTGAATGTATTTAATTAGGACGGTAATATAAGACTCTCAAGCTAACTCAAAAGATCTAGCGAATTTTCAATATTCACAGAGACAGTATTTGCTTATCTGCCTCCAATCGGTCGCTCAGCGCTTGCCTGTCAACATTTTGTATGTTTACACACTGTTCAATCGCCAACACAGCAGCCGTCGCTGCACTCTGTCCCATTATCATATATGTTGGCTCCAGTCGGATGGCCGCAAACGCCACGTGAGTACCGCTCATTGTAACAGGATTCAGAAAGTTAGTAATAGAGTCCGAGGAAGGAATAATGCTGCCGAATGGAATGGGGAAAGGATTCGCCACTGGGACATGAACCAGTCCCTCATTCTGAACTGCAGACCCGATGACTATTCTTTCTGCCTCGTGAACGTCCATAGTGTAGGATCCAAGACCAATAATACTATCTGTACCGAATCCCTTGGGGCTCTGTACATCGTTTTGCGTCATAGTATAGTTTCCCTGCATGCGTCTTGCTTCTCGTATGTAAATGTCATATGGCCAATTTCCATTACTTGTCCACTCGTCTTTAGCATAGCCCCATGCACTTGTTGCATTCCTAATTGTTGCAGGTACTCTGGGGTGGTTTGCCAGCGTCCAAAAAAAGCCTTGAGTGTACGTTTTATAATTGTTGGCGATTATTTGCCGTTGTTCCAAACTCTGTTCAATGTAATTTGTTTGCTTGACTGTGTCATAATTTCCGCCCAAGAAATCGGTGCTAACTTGTCCATTTGAGTTACTGTCTGTTTTTTCATTCGGCATAAACTGCGATGTGAAAAATGGAAGCGTAGCGTCGCCTGCTTCGATATAGCGGAATAAAATCTCATAGGAACCTTCGTCGTAATCATCTGGTTGAGAAAAGGGCACTAAGTTGTCAGATTGCTGCGTTAAGCTAATCCGATAATTGAATGCTTGAAGTCGAAGATTATCGGCAGTACCATTCAACTGCTGAGCCTCTGTGGCTGTAAGAACACGGTCGATTCCATGAATAAGGCCGCTAGTGGAGTCTCCCTCAGTAACGTACGGAGACATTCCCTGATAGTTGTTGTCTGCTGCGATTTGCACTCCGGCCAAAGATTCCCCAAAGTCTGCCCGGCTTTCACGGCCTAGTATGTATGGAATGCCGGCCGCAGCCATAAAATCACCTTCATAACTGGCGTCTATAAACATTAATGCATCATAAACTTGACCTGACAAGGTTTTGATAGACTCAATCCGGTTATTTTTTAGTATCACACTATCAGTCGACGCCACAAGTGTCTCATTCCGAAAAATTGTTATGTTCAACTCTTCAACCCAGTCTTCCAATATCTGCTCAGCGATATGGGCCTCGAAAGTCCACTGTACTTGGTTGCTTTGGTCTATTGCTGGCCCTGGCTGAGCAGCTATATTCTGACTGATATATTGTGCTCTTGTCCCATGAGTCCATGCAGAACTGGATTGATAGTAGTTGTATACCCGATTAAAAAACTCTCTTGCGATACCACCGATAGCATTGCCATTTTTGGAATCCGTCCAACCAAGGCCAGACACCAGCATGCCGCCAATATGGTTAGTCGGAGATACAATTGCAACGGTCTTATTCATACGCGTTGTCTGGATGGCGGCTACAAGCGCAGCTGGGGTTGACCCGTATATTATAACATCGTATGTCGCTGATACAGACCGGGAGcagcctctttcttctccgttTCGGTTGTTTAGAGGGGCAGAAGCGCCGATATGACACATCGATGCAAGAATTAACATACAGAAagtgctaaaatttaaataaaagaagcatGGTAGCATTTCATACAGTCGCTTTTGTGCCATATTAAGATATTGGCTAGAGTTGTACTCGATAAAtgtggaaaaaaagaaaaaagaaaattaggAAGCTGCAGAGCTACCTTTCCTAGAGATCTAATGAGGGCACACTTACAATATATTTATGTAATTTGTAAACATGGAGCAACCCCTCCGCATGAATCCtgttttcttgctttttccctttccgcGTTTGGTCTTTTGACTTCGAACCCAGCATTGGTCTTTAACATGAAATTAAGAATAATATGGCATTTACTTCTTGCTGTATTGGATACTAAGAAGATATTCTCCTGCTCGTCAAATGACCATGACCTGTTCAACCCCGCATAGTCTGAGAAATATATTTGTGAATAACAATTTCGATACATTACATCGCAGAATCGGGTATATCTATTCTACACCAATGCGCATGACGGTATATATGTATAGGCTGTAATGCCACCGTAACGTGACTAGATGAATACTACCACAGAGGCATGCAACCCCTCTCGGTATGTGACGCTAGCGTTGGATCTACCATCAGCAGGTACGAGCTCGTGGATAGTATTCAAGCCAAGATCGGTCGATGATGAGGTCTATTGGCTCTGGAAAAAGTGCTGTTTAAACATGATTTCTCGGCGCCAGTAGCAACGCAAAAGTTCAAATTCGGCTAACTACTCAGTGTTTGCTTCAAGTTTCCATCTAAGTGCAATGTCGTATTGAATATGCGGGGCAGAGACTCTCCAAAAGGTTCCCCGCCTGGCAATATTGTCTTCTGTTCAAAGGGCTGAATGACGCATCGAACAGGGATGCCTGCAGCAATACTCCCGGGCGCAATGTGTTCTAAGTTTAACGGCTCACCAGGCTTAGTGGTTTGCATTGCCCATCGCATTTCAAAGGTATTCCTCTTCAATACAAGAACCGGAAAATCTCTTGTTGGAACTTGGAACTTATTATTAACCGGAGTTGCGAGCAATGGGTTATTGATCAGAAGCATCTACTACCCATTCTTCTGAACCTGTTCATGTAAAGCACTACTCGGCCTCTGTCCTCCCAACTGCCCGCAGCCCTCTTCAACGAGAGGCTTGAAGGTGACTTGAGAGCAACGCGGTAGTTGAATCAGCTGTAACAAGACAAAATGTGGCCAAACTCTATTTCCCAATACCACACCACAGTGAATCTGACTTATAGTCAGCTCACTACGAAAATGCTTGAATGTAGTCTCTGGTCCGTTTGTCGGAGATGGATGGTGTTCAACATCACCATGACTCTAAAACCTAAAAGGTTTAGATACCGAGCAGTTAACATTTAAACCCATAACCCTAACGGCATTGGCTCAGCGTTGTTAATGCTTTTCTAAAGGCTATGACATAGACCAAATTCCCATGGAGCAAGTTCTCAATGCATCACAGTACATAATGGTTACGAACCTTCTTTAAAATTCGGATCCCAATCTTTCTACAGGATAtgaatataaaaagtttcaAGGGTGATGAATCGAATGTATAGAAACTATTCAAACTCAGAGCGGTGATGGCGTTTCCTGCCAGTTGCACTTGACCGCCACGATCCAGAATGAAGCTCACCGATCTGCTGCATGTCACTAAATATAAATGTACTATGAACTTTAGCTGCCTTGATATCTCAATAGGCGTTCTTGAGTTGTGGCAATGTGGGCTTTCATTAGCTCGCGTGTTTATACGTTAAGGACATTTTGTTAAGCATCTATTCACCtgataatagtaataggaAGCTGACAAAAGTTCTATCGTTTATTGCCCCCTGTCAGCTTACAGGTCAGAAGTAGCGCCACACCTCATTCAATGCCAGGAGTGTTCTCTAGACAACTAACAAGCGGTCTAATATTTTATACAAGATTATAGATGAAGAGCCTCAAATATCTGCAAGGATGAGGCAAAAGAGGGCTAACAACCACTGGATATCGCCATATTTCGTCCATGTATAAGAGCCAGAGCGATTCTTGCGTTCCAATTGGCCCGCTAGGAGGAGTTATAGTTCCATTGTTCCAGAACTGCTTCCCTTTCTGGTACAACTGGGACTATTTGCGGGAaatctactccgtattagCTCTGTCTTTCCACCAGTTAACTTGGTTTATATTTTATCGGACCGAAAGCCTTAGATTCATCATGACAAGTCATAAATTGATTTGTGCTCTCACGTCTATAATAGGTATACAGATCTAGAAAGGGAtaaggaagggaaaaaaaaatccgaaAAGCTCTTAAAGCAATATCATCTCTTTAAAGTTTAGAATGCAAAATCTTGATTGCTAAACCTGAGTTTATGTTGACGAGCAGAGTTATACCCTAAATGGAATCAGGGCGGGTttgcaaagcagcagcagttt comes from Trichoderma asperellum chromosome 3, complete sequence and encodes:
- a CDS encoding uncharacterized protein (EggNog:ENOG41), with the protein product MTQVIMTSLPRPITTLFISERLVYRSVQMSDLDTFYQIISEPGCMEMGHPFIPRPPIQKSMDDFVESYQKKALIFVFICLQEKLENGNVTAGNQLGLSIWPRHRSKLKKITVLPTLLSGFPEEYRGKGYGEEATKWAVDWAFNYAGVHRIELWSYSFNETAIRLWGKVGFKLEGRKRENVWFQRRWFDTLLYSILEQEWEENQRFDKKSMKA
- a CDS encoding uncharacterized protein (EggNog:ENOG41~TransMembrane:1 (i12-34o)) is translated as MAQKRLYEMLPCFFYLNFSTFCMLILASMCHIGASAPLNNRNGEERGCSRSVSATYDVIIYGSTPAALVAAIQTTRMNKTVAIVSPTNHIGGMLVSGLGWTDSKNGNAIGGIAREFFNRVYNYYQSSSAWTHGTRAQYISQNIAAQPGPAIDQSNQVQWTFEAHIAEQILEDWVEELNITIFRNETLVASTDSVILKNNRIESIKTLSGQVYDALMFIDASYEGDFMAAAGIPYILGRESRADFGESLAGVQIAADNNYQGMSPYVTEGDSTSGLIHGIDRVLTATEAQQLNGTADNLRLQAFNYRISLTQQSDNLVPFSQPDDYDEGSYEILFRYIEAGDATLPFFTSQFMPNEKTDSNSNGQVSTDFLGGNYDTVKQTNYIEQSLEQRQIIANNYKTYTQGFFWTLANHPRVPATIRNATSAWGYAKDEWTSNGNWPYDIYIREARRMQGNYTMTQNDVQSPKGFGTDSIIGLGSYTMDVHEAERIVIGSAVQNEGLVHVPVANPFPIPFGSIIPSSDSITNFLNPVTMSGTHVAFAAIRLEPTYMIMGQSAATAAVLAIEQCVNIQNVDRQALSDRLEADKQILSL